A genomic window from Pecten maximus chromosome 4, xPecMax1.1, whole genome shotgun sequence includes:
- the LOC117326064 gene encoding carbonic anhydrase-like, whose product MTKCVLLLVHILGALHIIAGADWSYAGSTGPGNWQDSYSECGKSAQSPIDLPVTKYYNPELTPFNFNNYNNPAYFTLRLHNNGHGAQVDVTSGNSDDVTITGGGLPGTFKAAQYHFHWGSDDTRGSEHTMNGTMYPMEVHIVHYNTKYADIGEAVDKPDGLAVLGAFFKIDPSDNVDYAPIVNGLENIPYYENATQIASFDLMKMLPTNLVRFFRYQGSLTTPACHESVTWTVFEDTIPISAFQMSKFRTILDNTNNATVDNYRPVQPLNGRNVYVSYQETPATWSYHGSKGPDYWASAYPLCSGDNQSPIDLPPTDFMAYDQGLGMFEMTNYDNATMHEPTIYNNGHGVQVNFGGNVAVTSRNGGLPGTFKLAQFHFHWGANNAMGSEHLYRGRSYPMEVHFVHYNTKYGSLGNAVDKADGLAVFGFFFEIGHVHNCNYNPVVDNLHKIKYPKTTARIDSFNIRYMMTEDMSRYYRYNGSLTTPACYESVTWTVFEETIKISREQLAKFREVFDTSGHRTVDNFRPTLPLKTRVVYLSYNNFKYAGAASSISGTHFLIAILAAVATLFY is encoded by the exons ATGACAAAGTGTGTTTTATTACTAGTACATATTCTCGGAGCGCTTCATATTATTGCCGGAGCAG attGGTCGTATGCGGGCAGCACGG GGCCTGGAAATTGGCAGGATTCTTACTCTGAGTGTGGTAAAAGTGCCCAGAGTCCTATTGATTTGCCTGTCACTAAGTATTATAACCCGGAACTGACACCATTCAACTTCAACAACTATAACAATCCCGCATACTTTACACTGAGGCTCCACAACAATGGCCACGGGG CCCAAGTTGACGTCACTTCCGGCAATTCTGATGATGTCACCATCACTGGCGGAGGACTTCCGGGAACATTCAAGGCTGCACAATACCATTTCCATTGGGGATCAGATGATACTCGGGGCTCTGAGCATACCATGAATGGCACAATGTACCCTATGGAA GTACATATCGTCCATTACAATACTAAGTACGCAGATATCGGCGAGGCAGTAGATAAGCCTGATGGATTAGCTGTCCTTGGCGCCTTCTTTAAG ATCGACCCTTCAGACAACGTAGACTATGCCCCGATCGTAAATGGCCTAGAAAATATACCATATTATG AGAATGCAACGCAAATCGCATCTTTTGATTTGATGAAAATGCTGCCTACAAACCTGGTCAGGTTCTTCCGTTATCAAGGCAGTCTTACCACTCCCGCCTGTCATGAAAGTGTCACATGGACAGTATTTGAGGACACCATTCCTATATCAGCTTTCCAG ATGTCTAAGTTCCGTACAATATTAGACAACACAAATAATGCGACCGTAGATAACTACCGTCCTGTCCAGCCATTGAATGGACGAAATGTGTACGTCAGCTATCAAGAAACCCCAG CCACCTGGAGTTACCATGGGAGCAAAG GACCCGATTATTGGGCCAGTGCCTACCCCCTCTGCAGCGGAGACAACCAGAGCCCTATTGACCTGCCACCAACGGATTTCATGGCCTATGACCAAGGCCTTGGCATGTTTGAGATGACGAACTATGATAATGCTACTATGCACGAGCCAACAATTTACAACAATGGGCACGGAG TGCAAGTTAATTTTGGTGGAAACGTGGCTGTTACGAGCAGAAATGGCGGATTACCAGGAACATTCAAGTTAGCCCAATTTCACTTCCACTGGGGGGCAAACAACGCTATGGGATCGGAACATTTATATCGCGGCCGATCCTACCCAATGGAG GTTCACTTTGTTCATTACAACACGAAGTACGGAAGCTTGGGAAATGCTGTGGACAAGGCCGATGGTCTCGCTGTCTTTGGCTTCTTCTTCGAG ATTGGACACGTCCATAATTGCAATTACAATCCCGTGGTTGACAAtctacataaaataaaatatcctA AGACCACCGCTAGGATCGACTCATTCAACATTCGCTATATGATGACAGAAGATATGTCTCGTTATTATCGTTACAATGGAAGTCTAACTACCCCCGCTTGTTACGAGAGCGTCACATGGACTGTATTTGAAGAGACTATTAAAATCTCCAGAGAACAG CTTGCCAAGTTCCGGGAAGTATTTGACACCAGTGGTCACAGGACTGTGGACAATTTCAGACCAACACTTCCGCTTAAAACTAGAGTCGTCTACCTCAGCTACAACAACTTCAAGTACGCAGGCGCAGCATCATCTATATCCGGGACACACTTCCTGATTGCAATACTGGCAGCCGTAGCGACTCTGTTTTATTGA
- the LOC117326538 gene encoding low-density lipoprotein receptor-related protein 6-like: MEWGWCGGVHPRLLLANRINIKTLQADTGKVESVIRNLTDVAAVDFDYNDGFLFWGDISNDQIIRAKKTANGSVVDIAEIAGEDVRTPEGIAVDWLYNHVYWTDVSPPKIEVMSYDGKLRRSLVTESLDKPRAIVVDPSQGWMYWTDWGNNPMISRCGLNGKHRRLLVNEDIVWPNGLTIGLLSEIMAN; encoded by the exons ATGGAGTGGGGTTGGTGTGGGG GTGTACATCCCCGCCTCCTTCTTGCCAATCGAATCAACATTAAAACGTTACAAGCTGATACAGGAAAAGTAGAGTCCGTTATCAGGAATCTGACCGACGTGGCAGCTGTAGACTTCGATTATAATGATGGCTTCCTCTTCTGGGGCGATATTTCGAATGATCAAATCATCCG TGCTAAGAAAACGGCCAATGGTTCTGTAGTTGACATTGCGGAGATTGCGGGTGAAGACGTGAGGACGCCAGAAGGCATAGCTGTTGACTGGTTATACAACCATGTGTATTGGACTGATGTTTCACCTCCAAAAATTGAAGTCATGAGCTATGATGGCAAACTGCGCAGAAGTCTTGTCACGGAAAGTTTGGACAAACCACGCGCCATTGTGGTTGATCCATCGCAAGG ATGGATGTACTGGACTGACTGGGGAAATAACCCTATGATTTCGCGCTGTGGACTTAACGGAAAACACCGAAGATTACTTGTCAACGAAGACATCGTGTGGCCAAATGGACTAACAATTG GACTGTTAAGCGAAATCATGGCAAATTGA